The nucleotide window GGAGCCGATGGGCGGACCGGTACGGAATTCCTTCATCCCCATTTTAGATCCTTTTGACCCGGGAATCAATTCTACCCTTCCATTATTGCCGTCTTACTCGATGTTTTGCACTTGTTCTTTCATTTTTTCCAGCTCGCTCTTGCACTCCACTACCCAGGAACTGATGAGACGGTCGCCCGATTTGGAACCGATCGTATTCACCTCACGATTCATTTCTTGCAGCAGAAAATCGAGGCGACGTCCCACTGGTTCATTTGAACCGAGCGACTGAAGAAACTGACGGGCATGACTTTCCAGCCGGGTCAATTCTTCCTGGATATCTGATTTATCGGCAAAGATGGCCGCCTCCGTCAGCAATCGGTCTTCGTCGATTTTCACTTCCGACAAAAACTCGCTCAATCGTTGACGCAGACGGGTACGGTATTCCTCTACTACCACTGGTGCGCGTTTCCGGATTTGATCCACCAAACGGGTCAGGTTGCCGATTCTGTGGGCGAGATCCTCCGCCAACGCTTGCCCTTCCCGCTGACGCATCTGGAGTAACGCCTCACAAGCTTCATGAACCGCTTCCAGCAACAGAGACTGGTGATGCTCCGGTTCGATTTCTCTCTCACGTAACGTCCACACTTGGGGCATCTGCAACAAATCCATGGCAGTCGGTTCACCTGACAATCCCAAGCGTTGATTCATCTCCCTCACGGTATGGACAAGCGTTTGCGCCAACTGCCAATCCACTTCGGCCGTTTGCTCCCGGTCTCCCGTCTCCAGGGTGACGAACACGTCAACACGCCCCCGCTTGACAACGGATTGCACCGCTTTTTTCACAGGGTCTTCCATCATCATCCACCCTGACGGCAACCGGACCATAATCTCCAAAAAACGATGGTTGACCGAGCGGATTTCCACGATGAAGCGAATACCGTCCTTTTCTCGATCACCGCGACCGTAGCCTGTCATACTGCGGATATTCCTTTTTTCTTCCATGTTTTTATTCTAAAAGATTTCCCGTTGACTCACAAGTGAAGTAACCGCGTTCGCATCAGGGTTGATGGAAACGAAACAGGCTGCCCCAAACGGGTCAGCCTGTCTGTACGGTCAACATTTATTCCGCTTCGCTCAATGCAGAGTGCTTGCGGGAATAGCCGAAGTAAATCACCAATCCGATGGTAAGCCAGATGACGAACGCCATCCACGTAATCGCGGCCAACCGCGTCATCAGGAAGACGCAGAATAATATGGCCAAAATCGGTACAACCGGAACCCCGGGCACTTTGAACGGGCGTTTCACGTCTGGCATCGTTTTGCGCAGGACCAACACACCGAAGGACACCAGGGTGAATGCAGCCAGCGTGCCGATGTTGACCAGCTCGGCCAACTTGTCCAACGGCACCAGTGCACCGATCAACGCGGCGATCAGCCCCAGGAACCAAGTGGCACCATACGGCGTCCGATATTTTTCGTGCACATCCGAAAACTTCCTCGGTAACAGGCCGTCACGGGACATGGCGAAGAAAATCCGGGTTTGACCGTACAACATCACCAACATCACCGTGGTCATCCCAATGATGGCCCCCAGGTCGACAAATCCGGCCACCCAGTTTTGACCCACGCGTTCCAGCGCCAATGAGACCGGGTGAGATTGGTCTTGGGCGAATAGTTTAAACGGCACCATCCCCGTCATGATACCGGAAACCACCACGTACAATACCGTACAGATCCCCAGAGAATAAAGGAGACCGCGCGGCAAATCGCGTTGCGGATTTTTTGTTTCTTCGGCGGCCGCGGCCACGGCGTCAAACCCGATGTAGGCAAAAAAGACCAGTGCTGCTGCAGAAAACACGCCTTGATAACCAAACGGCATATACGGCATCCAGTTCGCCGGTTTGACATATTGGACACCCACAAAAATAAACAGCAACACAACGAGGATTTTGATGATGACCATGATATTGTTGGCTCGTTTGGACTCCGTGATTCCCCGTGCCAACAAGAAGGTAATCACCAGCACGATGAGAAATGCGGGCAGATTAAAAAAGGTGGCTTTACCCGGCAACGCACCAGGAGCGGCGGTCAATGCCACCGGCAGTTCAAAACCGAACAACCCTTTTAACAGTGATTGGAAATATCCTGACCAGCCGACGGAAACCGTACTGGTCGCCAACAAATATTCCAACACCAAATCCCAACCGATGATCCAAGCCACAAATTCGCCCAAAGTGGCGTAGCTGTACGTGTATACCGAACCCGACACCGGCACGAGAGAAGCGAACTCCGCGTAACAAAGGGCGGCAAACGCACAAGCCAAACCGGCCACGATAAAGGACAGGGTCAAAGCCGGGCCCGCCTTCAGCGCACCGGTTCCAGTCAGAACGAAAATACCCGTTCCGATGATCGCTCCGATCCCCAGCAGAGTGAGATCCCAAGCGGTCAGATCTTTTTTCAGGGTTTTTCCTGTTCTGCTTGACTGGATCAATTGGTTGATACTCTTTTTCCGGAATAGACTCATGTTCATCTCCTCCTGCGACTTAGCGTACCCATCACCCGAATATCAAACTCTTATTGAATTGTTTGATAAATAAAATCGTTCACATTGTAACAAATGTAATGTTTTGTAGTCAATTAACGAATTTTACCTCTTATTCCCCTACCATCAGCCCACCATGATCGCCATAACCCTCATTCTTACATGTCAACAGCGAAGCAGCTCGCATCAGCTAAATAAAAGAATTGGAAATATATCTTTTATTATCCACTAATCCCCTTATCGTTTTATGATTCTTGATATTCTAATCACCCCCTCTAATTAAAATATAATAATTATTCGGATAATAAATAGCAAGATCCTACGCTTATGCGTAGGAGGGCATGAACAAATCCTGCAACACCAATGTCATCGCACCGATCGCCGCACCGTTGTCCCCCAGTCGGGAACACATGATGGCGACATCTTTGGCTGCGGCGGAGAGCGCCCGTTCTTTTACGGTCTGTTGAAGCGGCTCCAATACAAAGTGGCCGGCGCGCGCCACACCACCGCTCAAGATGATGCGGGAGGGATTGAGCGTATTGATCAGGTTGGCGAGACCGATCCCCAGATAACGGCCCGCATCAGCCAACACTTCGATCGCCAATTCATCTCCTTGCTGAGCTGCCAGGTGAACCATCTCCCCTGTCAACCGTTCCGTCTCCCCGTTTACCCACTCCGCCAATACAGTGGATCGACCTTGTCTGATCGCCTCTCTTACCCGGTACAGAATGGCCGGACCTGCCGCCAGCGCCTCCAAACATCCCACATTGCCGCAACCGCACTTCGGACCGTTCAGGTCTATGGTGGTATGTCCAATCTCACCTGCGGTAAACGACGGTCCACGATACAACTCGTTGTTTAAGATAATTCCGGCACCGATCCCCGTTCCCACATGCACGCAAATGAAATCTGCGATATCTTTTCCCAATCCAAACCAACTTTCCCCCAAAGCGAGCGCTCGTACGTCGTTCTCCACTTCGACGGGCAGTTGAAACGCTTGTTCCAATCGATCTTTCAATGGCAAATCCCGGATATTGAGATTGGGGGCAAAAATGGACACCCCCTTTTCAGTATCAACAAGGCCGTGCATCCCTACCCCGATGCCCAGACAAGGCCGTGTCTGGAGATCTGCGCGATCCAACAATTGTCGGATCGCCCCTTGGACGAGATCCACAAACGCTTCCTCAGTCGGTTCAGGTGGAATCTCTACATGTACGGTATGCTGGACCTCTCCCTCCAAGTTGGCCGCCACGCCCCGTATCCTTTTCGCACCGGCGTAGATGCCGATGACGGTAAATGCATCGGCGTTGATCTTCAACATGATCGGCTTTCTGCCACCTGTCGATTCTCCCAATTCCGCCTCGATTACCAGATTGGACTCCAACAGTTCACCAACGATATTGGTCACCGTGGGCGGCGTCAATTTGGTCATCTTGGCAATCTCCGCTCTGGAGATGGGTCCGTGAAGACGAATCATATTCAGGATGGTTGACTTGTTGAGCGTCTTCATCCAACGGAAACTTCCCACTTGAATCATCCGCGACACGGCTTTGACTCCTTCCCAGCTCGTTACTGCTGTATCACTAAAATATCCGGCCGTTGGTAGACTTGTCCATCCCTTTCCATTATAATATATGGCCAATTTCCGGTGTGGGTAAGAAAGTGATTCGCTTGTTTATCCACCCATATCGTATCTTCCGATTTGATACCCGGCAATGAGGGATTCCAGGCAAATGCCTGATGCAGTTGCACCACCCCCTCACAATCCGGTGTCGCCAAAAACTCACGGGTGGCATACCCGGTAGGTCCGCCCTGATGAAGATATCGCCAATCATCCGGATGTCCCACCCGACGGTATGCCTCGATGCCCGCCCGCAATACGTCTCGGATCGGGACTCCCGGCCGGGTGGCAAGATTCATGGTCAAGTCGATCTCGGCCAGTTTCCAACGACGATCGGACAACGTTTTCGGCAGGGGACCAAAGTGGACCAAACGCGTCACATTGGCCACCAATCCCCATTTTTCCGCACAGAGTACCATCATAGCGTATCGCTCGAGCGGCTTGGCGGTGGGGATAGGATGACGATAACGGAACACGCGCTCATCTGTGGCCACTAGGATCACCTGGGGGAAAATGCCGTGTGGCAAAATCTTCTCTGCCAGACGTGATTGAATCTCCCATTCGCTCATCCCCGGTCGGATTTCCCGGCAAGTCTCCTCAACAGCCATCGCCGCCTGTCGACACAGCCATGCGTAGCGCCGTATTTCCTCTTTCTCCAGCACATAGGTCAACCGAAACAGTGCATCCCCCATATAGACTGCGCTCTCGATACCCAATGCATCCGGCCATACATCAGCCCCGATCTTTTTCCCCGCACATAATCGGCGAAGTATGGGCAATACCCCCTCGGTCCATTCCGAAGCGATCATCTCAAATCCCAGGCCCGCCAACTCCTCCTCTTTGATTCGGTCGGACTCCATCCGTGTCGTTACACAGAACGCCCGATCGTGGAAAATCAGCAGATCGGCAACCCCTTCTTCCGTTGTCCAGACGATATGATTGCATCGCCCCATGGTCAACCAAGCGAAACTGCGCCGTTTTCGCAACAGAATACCATCCAGTCCGTTTTGTGCCGCCCATCTGCGAAGTCGGGCGAGGCGCTCTTGCACGATGGCAATCGGCTCCGCTTCAACCGCCCTTGTCATCCGCGCATCTCCTCTTTTCTGTATCCGTTCGGATGGGATCGGTGCCATGCCCAGGCCGTGGTGATGATCGTGTCCAAATCCTCAAATTGCGGTCGCCATCCCAACTCTTCCCGCGCCTTCTGTGAGGATGCGATCAGCACGGCTGGATCTCCCGGTCGGTGCGGTGCCACACGGGTGGGGATGGGGTGTCCGGTGATTTCCCGTGCGCGTTCTACCACCTGTTTCACGGAGAAACCGGTTCCACTTCCCAGATTGTAGATACCGCTTTTCCCTGTTTCTCGCAATTTTTCCAGCGCCAACCGATGCGCCTGCGCCAAATCCATCACATGTACATAATCCCGGATGCAAGTCCCGTCTTCGGTCGGATAATCATCGCCAAAAATGGACAATGCCTCCCGTTGGCCGAGGGCTACTTGCAGCACGATCGGGATCAGATGGGTTTCCGGGTCATGATCCTCTCCGATGTGACCGTCCGGATGCGCACCTGCCGCGTTGAAATACCGCAGGGAAATAAAACGCAATCCATAGGCTTGTTCACACCATTTCATCATTTTTTCGATGGCCAGTTTCGTTTCGCCATATGCATTGGTTGGTTCGGTAGCGTCCGTCTCCTGAATGGGAATTTGTCTGGGCTCACCATACGTGGCGGCTGTCGACGAAAATACGATGCGCTTCACTCCGTGTTCGATCATCTTGGTCAACAGAATTTGTGCGGCTGCGACATTGTTGTCGTAGTAGGCCAACGGATCTTTCATCGAATCGCCGACCAAGGAATATGCGGCGAAATGAACCACCGCCTCCACATCGTACCGACGGAAAATCTGGTCCAACAGCTCGCGGTCGCGTACATCGCCGTGGATAAACGTCTGCGCCAACACCGCTTCCCGATGCCCTTTTTCCAGATTGTCCAGCACAATCACTTCTTCTCCGTGGTCCAACAGTTCGCTTACCGTGTGACTCCCGATATAACCGGCACCGCCTGTTACGAGAATCGCCATGATGTGAAAACCTCCTCGCTCACTTCGCGTGCACCGTCTCCGATCTCCGCCGTATAAAAAGCGGGTGTCAATCCCGTCTGCCTTTCGTACTGTTTCCCGACTTCCTCTTGAAACGTCTCCACTGCATCCCGGTGCACCAAACTAACCGTGCATCCACCAAATCCCGCTCCCGTCATGCGCGTACCGATGCATCCATCCACCTGTCGAGCTGCATCAAACAGGGCATCCAGCTCTTTCCCGGTCACTTCGTACAAATCGCGCAAGGATTCATGCGATTGGATCATCAAACGGCCAAACGCGATCAAATCCCCTTCCTCCAACGCTTCGACGGATGCATGGACACGGGCGTTTTCCTCCACCACGTGCGTCAACCGTTTCCGAAGCGTTGGATCAGATACCCGCTCCCGCACCCGTTGCCACGTGTCCACATCCACCTCACCAAGACTAGATGCGTTTTCCAACCAGGAGCGGATTTGCTTAAACCCTTCCTCGCATTCGGCACGCCGTTCATTATATTTGGAATCGGCCAGTTCGCGCGGTTTGTTGGTATGGGTGATGATCAACCGGTAATCGCCCAGTTCCAGCGGTGCGTACCGGTACCGAAGAGTGTCGCAATGCAACAGGATGGCGTTATCTTTTCGTCCCATGCCGGAGGCGAATTGATCCATGATCCCGCATTGGACACCGATGAAATGGTTTTCCGCACGTTGCGCCATTTTGACTAGCTCCACCATCGGCCAATCCGTCCCGGCCAGCGCTTGACAAGCCACCGCTGTGGCCATCTCGATGGAAGCCGACGAGGACAATCCCGATCCCATCGGAATATTACCGTGATACAGCATGTCCGCTCCGTCCAGCTGGACACCTTTCTCCAAAAACTGGTGGATAATTCCTTTGGGATAGTTGGCCCAGCCGTCTTCCGGACGAAATCGGATTTCATCCACCCGACAGTGGACTTCCCTTTCCATTTGGCATGACGCGAATCGAAACCAACCATCTCTGCGCGGACGAACCAATACCCACGTGCCAAACGTCAGCGCCGCCGGAAAAACGAAACCGCCCGTATAATCAGTATGTTCCCCGATCAGATTCACCCTTCCCGGAGCAAAAAAGACGCGGACCCCGCCACCCTCGTCGAAATGACGTTCAAACTCGCGGAACCATTTTTCACCCGCCATTTATGAACTCCGCCCCTCCTTATCCAGATATCGGCGATACGCTTCCCGCATCTGCTCCGCCGTTTGTTCGACAGCGTGAGGATTGCAGGCCGCCCATGCTCCCATTTCCGAAGAAGCATAAAATTTCAGTTTATTACGGTCGCGTAACGGTGGATAAAATTCGATATGAAAATGATAGTACGCCTCCACATCGTCTCCGTTGACCGGACGTTGATGAAGTACCATCATGTAGGGGAACAACCGGTCGAACAGCGCATCCATCGTGCCGGTCATGTGTTTGAGCATCTCGGCCAAATCCCGCTTCTCCTTCCGCGTGAAATCCGGTAAGGCGGTTTTATGACTTTTGCTCACGATAAACAATCCGTAAGGGTAGTCGGTGAAAAAGGGAAGATACGCCAGAAATGAATCATTCTCGGTGATGACCCGTTGCCCAAATGCCTTTTCCTCCCGGTTCATATCGCAAATCAGGCAACGCTTGGTCCGTTCGTGATGTTTTCGGCAATTGGCCAATTCAGTGCGGATTTTGAGCGGCATTTGTGAATAGGCATAAATTTGACCGTGCGGGTGGGGCATGGTCACACCGCATTCCTCACCGCGGTTTTCAAAGATCAACACATACTGGTGCGCAGGGTCCTGTCCCAATTCGACGAATCGTTCGGTCCACAGATCGACCAGCTTTTCGATATGATCCACCGACAGCTGAGGCAACGTGACCGTATGTTCCGGAGAATACAAAATCACTTCGCATTTGCCGCGGGCTTTTCTGGTTTGGTAGAGTGATGAGCCGACCGGATCCGGTTCCGGAGGATCGGGCATCAACGCCGGGAAATCGTTGTCGTAGGCATAGACATCGTAATCATCCGGCACCTTCCCCGACCCCGGGCAAAACGGACAAAAGTCCTTGGGCATGGTCGGCCGGTGCGAACGGTTGCTGGCCACCATGGTCCAATCATCCAACAGCGGATTGTATCGGAGTTCCACCTGACTTACCCCCTCTAACTTAAATTAATTAATTATGTATCTTTATGATAAAGCGCTTTCTTTTATTTGTAAAGCAGATTTTTTTGACAATAGCGAAAGAGAAAACGTCCACTCATCTTTTGGGATGAGTGGACGTTGAGACTCGGGCTTGTTTGATGAAGACTCAGCAACGTATTGGGATTCTATCTGATCCTCCCGTTGGTATTGTTATCCGTTCAGCCGTTTCAGCAGACGTTCCCGATCAGATTCGAACCCGGGTTTACCCAAGAGCGCAAACATATTTTTCTTGTAAGCTTCCACCCCAGGTTGGTCAAACGGGTTGACTCCAAGCAGATAACCGCTGATGCCGCACGCCTTTTCAAAGAAGTAGACCAATTGGCCGAAATAATAAGGGGAGACTTCCGGCACTTCCACAACCAGATTGGGCACACCGCCGTCGGTGTGAGCCAAAAGCGTTCCTTCCATCGCTTTTTTGTTTACAAAGTCCATCGTTTGACCGGCCAGATAATTCAATCCGTCCAGGTTTTCCTCGTCGGACTGGATGGTCAGATCCACACGGGGTTGGTCGATGCGGATCACGGTCTCAAAGATGTTGCGCAACCCTTCTTGGATGTATTGCCCCATCGAATGCAAATCGGTGGTAAAGTCGACAGCGGCCGGGAAAATTCCTTTCTGGTCTTTCCCCTCACTCTCACCGTACAATTGTTTCCACCATTCGGCGAAATAATGGAAAGACGGCTCATAGTTGACCAAAAGCTCCGTCGTTTTTCCTTTTCGATAAAGTGCGTTGCGAACCGCTGCATATTGATAGCTCGGGTTTTCCGCCAACACGGGGTTGCGATACGCTTCCGCAGCGTCGCGGGCTCCGGCCATCATCGCTTCGATGTCCACTCCGCTCACAGCGATCGGCAACAGCCCCACCGCCGTCAATACAGAGTAGCGTCCGCCGACGTCGTCCGGGATGACGAACGTTTCATATCCTTCGGCATCGGCCAGTTTTTTCAGCGCACCTTTGGCCCGGTCAGTGGTGGCATAAATGCGCCGACGTGCTTCTTCTTTGCCATAGCGTTTTTCCATGTATTCACGGAAGAACCGGAACGCAATGGCCGGTTCCGTCGTCGTGCCCGATTTGGAAATCACGTTGACACTGATATCCTTGCCTTCCAATAGCTCCAGCAATTGAGCGGTGTATGTGGAGCTGATGTGATGCCCGACGAAATAGATTTCCGGTGTTTTGCGCTTGTCCTTCGGCAATTGGTTGTAAAAGCTGTGGGTCAACATTTCGATGGCGGCACGTGCGCCCAGATACGATCCGCCGATCCCGATCACAACCAAAGCGTCCGAGTCGGACTGGATCTTTTTTGCAGCGGCCTGAATCCGAGCAAATTCGTCCCGGTCGTAGTCAAAGGGAAGATTCACCCATCCCAGAAAATCATTGCCCGCTCCCGTGCCGTTATGTAGAAGCTCATGTGCTGTCCGCACGGCCGGCTCCATCTGGGCAATCTCATGCTCTCCGACAAATGTCAATGCTTTGGAATAGTCGAATGTCAATCGTTTGGTCATTGCGCATCCCCCCCGTTATCCTTACTATTAATGGAATCAATAGGTGAATTTGAGATTCCACCGCTTACCACGCTTGATTATACTACAAATTTGTTGTTGTCCAAAAGAATTGTCCAGCAATCACGTCATTCATCCTAGAAAATACTTTTTTCATCAAACAGCGACCTCTATATCTTTATATCTCAACCAAACAACTTCACAAATGTGCTGTTTTTTCATATGATTATATACAATGTTGGATGGCGGATTCATGAAGATTTTCCCTGTCAAACAGTACACGACTAGGGCGTGTCTGGTAAATCCGCGTGGGAGCAAATGCTCTCCCTGAGCGACTTACCAAGCCCGGCCGAGTGAAGACCCGGAATGCGCAGGAATGAAATCGCGGGCAACTTCCTCTCAGCGAAGCCTACTTTGCCCGCGACCTGCACTCCGGGGCGGAGCTGCCATGACCTGCTTCCTTGCAGGGCGCAGGTGGAATAACCCGGGGAAGAATTTGGACAGTATTCACCAGACACGCTCTAAAAAGAGGAGTAATGGAGATGTTGGCAGCTATCATTCACGGATGGGTTCTCGCTTTCGGTCTGATTATCCCGTTGGGTGCGCAAAATGTGTTTATTTTTAACCAAGGCGCTCTTCAACCCAAATGGTCCCGGTCGCTGCCAGCCGTTTTGACCGCTTCCGTTTGCGACACCTTATTGATCGCATTGGCCGTAGCAGGTGTGTCACTGGTAGTTCTCAAATTGGCATGGCTGAAATGGACACTCTTCGGCGTTGGCTTTTTCTTTTTGTTATATATGGGATGGAACATCTGGCAATCAGCACCCGATCCCCATTCCGAAAAAGAGCGTACACCACTGCCTCCGGTCAAACAGATCACGTTTGCCTTATCCGTCTCCCTGCTGAATCCTCACGCCATTCTGGACACCATCGGCGTGATCGGCACTAGCTCATTGCAGTACACGGGGATTGCTCGTTGGGCGTTTACACTTTCCTGCATCCTCGTCTCATGGGTATGGTTTTTCGGTTTGTCCGTAGCTGGACGTGCGGTACGCACGCTGGATACCGGCGGACGATGGTTGCATTGGATCAATTGCCTTTCGGCTTTGATCATTTGGGGAGTAGCCGCGATGATCGGCCAGCAACTGATCGTGGAGCTGGGAAAACGTGCCGCAACGACGTCATGGTAACCACCCGACTTACATACACAGTCCGCGGGGCCTTTTTTGATGGGTCGATGTACACAAAAGCCCGGGAGGTACCCTGAGGTATCTTCCCGGGCTAGAGCGTGTCTAAATGGGTGCATTACGTTTTCGTCTCGCTCCACCTGCGTCTTGCCAGCACCAGACGCAGGCGTTTCATGCCAGACCCGAATAGGGCATCTCAAAAGGAAGCATCCGACCCCAACCATTTTCCTTCAAACACCACTTCCGCCGGTCCGGTCATGTACACGTGGTCGTCTTGCTCGCTCCACTCAATTTCCAGATCGCCCCCCCACAGGTGGACGATCACATGGCGGCCAGTTCGGCCTGTCAGTACCGATGCCACCACGGATGCACAAGCGCCGCTGCCGCATGCCATGGTTTGACCGGCACCACGTTCCCAGACCCGCATATCCAGCTCCCTGTTGGATCGGACCGTGATGAATTCCACATTGGTTTTATTAGGGAAATACGGATGCGTCTCAATTTTTGGCCCCCACGCTTCCACCGGAAAGCTCACAACATCGTCCACGAAAATGACGACATGCGGGTTGCCCATGGAAATGGCGGTAAAGGCGAAATGCCGTCCGTCTACTTCCAGCGGTTCTTCCACCACACGGTCTTTGCGGATCGTGACAGGAATTTGCTCACCCTGCAAAACGGGAACGCCCATATCCACCTTCACCTGATCCACCCGGTTGCCGGCCACATCCAGCCATACCCGCTGAATCCCGGCACCGGTTTCCACGGTCAGCTCCTTTTTGACGCCGGAGACGCATTCGTAGTAATATTTAGCCACGCATCGCACCGCATTGCCGCATTGTTCTGCTTCGGTACCGTCGGCGTTGAAAATGCGCATCCGCAAATCGGCCCGCTCCGACGGCAGAATGAACACCAGTCCGTCCGCACCCACGCCGCGATGACGATCACAAACAGCCCGCGCCAAATCTCTAGGCGATTCATTCAACGGGTCTTTTTG belongs to Polycladomyces subterraneus and includes:
- the dapF gene encoding diaminopimelate epimerase, with the translated sequence MKFTKMHGLGNDFVVVYQKDPLNESPRDLARAVCDRHRGVGADGLVFILPSERADLRMRIFNADGTEAEQCGNAVRCVAKYYYECVSGVKKELTVETGAGIQRVWLDVAGNRVDQVKVDMGVPVLQGEQIPVTIRKDRVVEEPLEVDGRHFAFTAISMGNPHVVIFVDDVVSFPVEAWGPKIETHPYFPNKTNVEFITVRSNRELDMRVWERGAGQTMACGSGACASVVASVLTGRTGRHVIVHLWGGDLEIEWSEQDDHVYMTGPAEVVFEGKWLGSDASF